The following proteins are co-located in the Sporosarcina pasteurii genome:
- a CDS encoding NAD(P)/FAD-dependent oxidoreductase — protein MYDVIIIGAGPSGLMASIAAAENGSKVLLLEKGKKPGNKLAISGGGRCNVTNRLPQEEIIKNIPGNGRFLYGPFSVFNNEDIIHFFENLGVPLKEEDHGRMFPVSNKAKDVVNALLDEMKRLDVDLKLETKVAKLLMDDEKILGVRLDNGEEIRAHAVVLAVGGKAVPQTGSTGDGYPWAERAGHTITTIYPTEVPLLSSEPFIVSKELQGLALRDAAVSVLNAKGKTLVTHTMDMLFTHFGLSGPAILRCSQFVVKERMKNGNKPVTMKIDTLPLQNEEEIFQQINKIVKEDAKKQVNNSLKGIAPEKWLHFLLERATIDPTEIGAALSSEKLRALARLLKSFTLEVNGTQPIERAFVTGGGVSTKEIVPKTMASKKKDGLYFCGEILDIHGYTGGYNITSALVTGRIAGMNAGQYAALL, from the coding sequence ATGTATGACGTAATTATTATTGGTGCGGGTCCATCTGGTTTGATGGCTTCCATTGCAGCTGCCGAAAACGGAAGCAAAGTCCTTCTTCTTGAAAAAGGAAAAAAGCCAGGAAATAAACTGGCGATTTCTGGTGGAGGCCGCTGTAACGTAACAAATCGTCTTCCACAAGAAGAAATCATTAAGAACATCCCGGGAAATGGTCGTTTTTTGTATGGACCGTTTTCCGTGTTTAACAACGAAGATATTATTCATTTCTTTGAAAACTTAGGCGTTCCCCTTAAAGAAGAGGACCATGGAAGAATGTTTCCGGTTTCGAATAAAGCAAAAGATGTTGTGAATGCATTATTAGATGAAATGAAAAGACTAGATGTAGACTTAAAATTAGAAACAAAAGTTGCAAAACTGTTAATGGATGACGAAAAGATTCTCGGTGTCCGTCTCGATAACGGAGAAGAAATTCGTGCGCATGCAGTTGTATTAGCGGTCGGTGGGAAAGCTGTTCCCCAAACCGGAAGCACTGGGGATGGTTATCCATGGGCAGAACGAGCGGGTCATACCATTACGACAATATATCCAACAGAAGTTCCTTTATTATCAAGCGAACCATTTATCGTTTCTAAAGAGCTACAAGGACTTGCACTTCGAGATGCTGCCGTATCCGTATTAAATGCGAAAGGAAAAACACTCGTTACGCATACGATGGACATGCTTTTCACGCACTTCGGTTTAAGTGGTCCCGCAATTTTACGGTGCAGTCAATTTGTCGTCAAAGAACGAATGAAAAACGGCAACAAGCCAGTCACCATGAAAATTGACACACTTCCTTTACAAAATGAAGAAGAAATCTTTCAACAAATTAACAAAATTGTTAAAGAGGATGCAAAAAAACAAGTCAATAATTCTTTAAAAGGCATTGCGCCTGAAAAATGGCTACATTTTTTACTAGAGCGCGCTACAATTGATCCAACTGAAATTGGGGCCGCCTTATCTTCTGAAAAATTACGGGCACTCGCTCGTTTACTTAAATCTTTTACTTTAGAAGTAAATGGTACGCAACCTATTGAAAGGGCCTTCGTGACAGGAGGCGGTGTTTCAACCAAAGAAATCGTTCCAAAAACGATGGCTTCCAAAAAGAAAGATGGCCTCTACTTTTGTGGTGAAATCTTAGATATCCACGGCTATACAGGCGGGTATAATATAACATCTGCACTTGTCACCGGGAGAATTGCAGGTATGAACGCAGGTCAATATGCTGCGCTTCTCTAA
- a CDS encoding polysaccharide biosynthesis protein, protein MSSKLLKGTAILTIGLFLSKALGLFYLIPFYAIVGEENIGLYQYAYIPYNIALSVAISGAPLAISKFVSKYNALGDYATGRKILRGSMGIMVFSGIASFLILFFLAEPIAHLVRTDDEQIFTVEEIAGVIRWVSYALLVVPMMSIIRGFLQGYNKMEPTAVSQLVEQIVRIAVVLIGGFIVVNFLHESPKVAVNFAVFAAAIGAVASLGVLYYYWRKYKPELDYLLAKSPPASDVTIKDMYAEVITYIIPFILVGVINPLYQFVDMITFNSAMKSIGLAAVSDTYLGMLNLLTHKFVMIPVMVATGFSMTLIPVITGDYTKKNQVGITRSLDQTYQIMLYLTVPMVIGLVLLSDELYQFLYSKSDVGAAILASYAPVAVLFGLYTVTAAILQGIDRHKWIVFTSLFGLLLKLMLNIPLIKLFETNGAIIATAIGYSAAVGLNILIITKTLHYHSKLVFRRLILIGILNVVMFIAVFFTLKGLNAVNPVDGKMHALLYILICAGVGVVVYGYLSLKTGLAQKLFGERLTRITNKLGL, encoded by the coding sequence ATGTCGTCAAAACTTCTTAAAGGAACCGCCATTTTAACAATCGGGCTGTTTCTTTCGAAAGCACTCGGTCTATTTTACCTCATTCCTTTTTATGCCATCGTAGGGGAAGAAAATATTGGGTTGTACCAATATGCTTATATCCCTTATAACATTGCATTGTCTGTTGCGATTTCCGGTGCGCCGCTCGCGATTTCTAAATTCGTGTCAAAATACAATGCGCTGGGCGATTATGCGACGGGACGTAAAATATTAAGAGGCAGTATGGGGATCATGGTATTTTCGGGGATTGCATCTTTTTTAATTTTATTTTTTTTAGCCGAGCCAATCGCACATCTTGTTCGAACAGACGATGAACAAATTTTTACAGTGGAAGAAATTGCCGGCGTTATCCGTTGGGTCAGCTATGCACTACTAGTTGTTCCAATGATGAGCATTATTCGCGGATTTTTGCAAGGCTATAATAAAATGGAACCGACAGCTGTCTCGCAACTCGTCGAGCAAATCGTCCGTATTGCGGTTGTCTTAATCGGTGGATTTATCGTTGTGAATTTTTTACATGAATCTCCTAAAGTGGCTGTGAATTTTGCAGTTTTTGCTGCGGCGATTGGTGCTGTTGCTAGTCTTGGGGTTTTGTATTATTATTGGAGAAAATATAAACCGGAATTAGATTATCTATTGGCCAAAAGTCCACCGGCAAGTGACGTTACCATTAAAGACATGTATGCAGAAGTTATTACGTATATTATTCCATTTATATTAGTCGGTGTGATTAATCCGCTTTATCAATTTGTAGATATGATTACATTTAATAGTGCGATGAAATCGATAGGACTTGCAGCAGTGTCTGATACATACTTAGGGATGTTGAACTTGTTGACGCATAAGTTTGTGATGATACCCGTGATGGTTGCGACTGGGTTTTCTATGACATTAATCCCAGTGATTACAGGGGATTATACGAAGAAAAACCAAGTTGGAATTACTCGTTCACTTGACCAAACGTACCAAATTATGTTGTATTTAACGGTTCCTATGGTGATTGGATTAGTTCTACTATCTGATGAATTGTATCAGTTTTTATACAGTAAAAGTGATGTCGGAGCCGCAATACTTGCCAGTTATGCACCTGTTGCAGTGCTTTTCGGATTATATACCGTAACTGCCGCTATTTTACAAGGAATTGACCGACATAAGTGGATTGTATTTACCTCTTTATTCGGCTTATTATTGAAATTAATGTTAAACATTCCTCTTATAAAACTATTTGAAACGAATGGAGCAATTATTGCGACAGCGATTGGCTATTCAGCTGCAGTTGGCCTAAACATACTTATTATTACAAAGACGCTTCACTATCATTCAAAATTGGTGTTTAGAAGATTAATTCTCATCGGAATTTTGAATGTCGTCATGTTTATCGCTGTTTTCTTTACGTTAAAAGGATTAAATGCGGTAAACCCTGTAGATGGAAAAATGCATGCGTTGTTGTACATCCTCATTTGTGCGGGGGTAGGCGTCGTCGTTTACGGATATTTATCACTCAAAACAGGTTTAGCTCAAAAGCTCTTTGGTGAGCGATTAACGAGAATTACAAATAAACTCGGATTGTAG
- a CDS encoding pseudouridine synthase, giving the protein MRLDKLLANMGFGSRKEVKQLLKNGAVRVNDLVAKKPNVHIDTTEDIVTCYGERVIYREFIYLMMNKKPGVLSATEDLREKTVIDLLSDEHRHFNPFPVGRLDKDTEGFLLLSNNGKLAHNLLSPRKNVPKTYYAHVQGIVTEEDIQAFSEGVTLDDGYETKPGKLKILKSDAVSEIELTITEGKFHQVKRMFEAVGKRVIYLKRLSMGPLHLDETIPLGGYRELTAEELQLLEDIAEE; this is encoded by the coding sequence TTGCGGTTAGATAAATTATTAGCAAATATGGGATTTGGGTCACGGAAAGAAGTGAAGCAGTTATTGAAAAATGGTGCAGTCCGTGTCAATGACCTAGTGGCAAAAAAGCCAAATGTTCATATTGATACAACTGAAGATATCGTCACTTGTTACGGGGAACGAGTGATTTATCGGGAGTTTATTTATTTAATGATGAATAAAAAGCCAGGCGTACTTTCAGCAACGGAAGACTTGAGAGAGAAAACAGTGATCGATTTACTCAGTGATGAACATCGACATTTCAACCCCTTTCCGGTTGGACGCCTTGATAAAGATACTGAAGGATTTTTATTACTATCTAATAACGGTAAATTGGCACATAATTTATTGTCCCCGAGAAAAAATGTACCTAAAACGTATTACGCGCACGTACAAGGTATTGTAACTGAAGAAGATATTCAAGCCTTTTCAGAAGGCGTAACATTGGATGATGGTTATGAAACTAAACCAGGCAAATTAAAAATATTGAAATCAGATGCAGTATCAGAAATTGAGTTGACGATTACGGAAGGTAAATTTCATCAAGTGAAGCGGATGTTTGAAGCAGTCGGTAAAAGGGTCATTTATTTAAAAAGGCTATCTATGGGTCCTTTACACTTAGATGAAACGATCCCACTAGGCGGTTACCGTGAATTAACAGCAGAGGAACTTCAATTGCTTGAGGATATTGCAGAAGAGTAG
- a CDS encoding DeoR family transcriptional regulator, with translation MKEATERMLTRIKDVYMYILDNGTVTTQNVVDEFDITPRTAQRDLNVLEYNELITSPVRGKWTTTSKKVIS, from the coding sequence TTGAAAGAAGCTACAGAACGTATGCTTACCCGCATTAAAGACGTCTACATGTATATCCTTGACAATGGCACAGTAACGACACAAAATGTAGTCGACGAATTTGACATCACTCCTCGCACGGCACAACGGGATTTAAACGTTTTAGAATACAATGAACTAATTACCAGCCCCGTGCGCGGTAAATGGACAACGACATCAAAAAAAGTAATTTCATAG
- the dat gene encoding D-amino-acid transaminase, giving the protein MAYYFIDGQFTKQDEIKISIDDRGYYFGDGVYEVIKVYGGELFTAEEHISRLFTSAAKINLAMPYSEEQLIGVARELIERNNLLDGHVYMQVTRGAAARQHHFPVPAVPAVVTAYTMEGSRPKENMKNGVAVKSVEDIRWLRCDIKSLNLLGSVLAKEEAKAAGCEEAILHRDGIVTEGSSTNMFGVKDGVVRTHPVSNLILEGITRQVVLQLCDELNIPVEEKAFTLAEAFQMDEVFYTSTTAEVMPVITIDGQTIGDGQRGEVTEKLQKAFATKIPSLCKQ; this is encoded by the coding sequence ATGGCATATTACTTTATTGATGGACAATTTACCAAGCAAGACGAGATAAAAATTTCAATTGATGATCGTGGGTATTATTTTGGAGACGGCGTATATGAAGTTATCAAAGTGTACGGCGGTGAATTATTTACTGCGGAAGAACATATTAGTCGTTTGTTTACAAGTGCTGCTAAAATCAACTTAGCGATGCCTTATTCTGAAGAACAATTAATTGGTGTTGCACGCGAATTAATTGAAAGAAATAATTTGCTTGATGGGCATGTGTATATGCAAGTGACGAGGGGTGCTGCGGCAAGACAACATCATTTTCCAGTACCTGCTGTTCCGGCGGTTGTGACAGCTTATACAATGGAAGGTAGTAGACCAAAAGAAAATATGAAAAACGGTGTGGCAGTTAAATCCGTCGAAGATATCCGTTGGCTACGATGTGATATTAAAAGTTTAAATTTACTTGGCAGTGTATTGGCGAAAGAAGAGGCAAAAGCTGCTGGGTGTGAAGAAGCGATTCTTCATCGTGATGGCATCGTTACAGAAGGTTCTTCAACGAACATGTTTGGGGTAAAAGATGGCGTCGTCAGGACACATCCTGTTTCGAATTTAATATTGGAAGGCATTACTAGACAAGTTGTCTTGCAGCTTTGTGATGAATTAAATATCCCAGTAGAAGAAAAAGCATTTACATTAGCAGAAGCTTTTCAAATGGATGAAGTTTTTTATACATCAACAACAGCAGAAGTGATGCCGGTAATTACGATAGACGGACAGACAATTGGCGATGGTCAAAGAGGGGAAGTTACAGAAAAGCTACAAAAAGCTTTTGCGACAAAAATCCCATCTCTTTGCAAACAGTAA
- a CDS encoding nuclease-related domain-containing protein, whose translation MAQLVKLLDYVSRYENDLTRYPTQFLRLKQYQWNRMKIQWETGAEHTSSGSEKEREMDEGEENRQNLFASLFRLFKGSKEESEKDSHEIIEEDESLHFNPNVIYNPGSIEQLRQHYLDQLFNFQIKWASSTLMEQSRVAPKYMRDSLLRSFLQSLPDSYLLFYEPIIKLQKAPVELDIILITPVECMCITVLEEEDLAAFSGSGSRFWTKRHGAEEVKVLNPLLSLNRMTKIIAQLFKEQEIDFPIKRYLISRNGYIDYPMGGFDLEVIDRRYYGEWFDSIGKLSTPLKYAQFRAAQAILDVGQTTAINRLLIEDDDIAE comes from the coding sequence ATGGCACAACTCGTCAAGTTGCTCGATTATGTTTCTAGATATGAAAATGACTTAACGCGTTATCCAACCCAATTTCTCCGACTCAAACAGTATCAATGGAACCGGATGAAGATTCAGTGGGAAACAGGTGCAGAGCATACGTCGTCTGGGTCTGAAAAAGAACGAGAGATGGATGAGGGAGAAGAAAACCGTCAAAATCTATTCGCTTCACTTTTTAGGCTTTTTAAGGGAAGCAAAGAAGAGAGTGAAAAGGATAGTCATGAAATAATCGAAGAAGACGAGAGTTTACATTTTAATCCCAACGTTATATATAACCCCGGATCGATTGAGCAACTACGCCAGCATTATTTAGATCAACTTTTTAATTTTCAAATAAAATGGGCGAGTTCCACGTTAATGGAACAGTCGCGTGTGGCGCCAAAATATATGAGAGATTCGTTATTACGCTCATTTCTCCAAAGTTTACCAGACAGTTATTTATTGTTTTACGAACCAATCATTAAACTACAAAAAGCACCTGTAGAATTAGATATTATCCTAATTACGCCCGTTGAATGCATGTGTATTACAGTGTTAGAAGAGGAAGATTTGGCTGCATTCAGTGGAAGTGGCAGTCGCTTTTGGACCAAAAGACACGGGGCGGAAGAAGTGAAAGTATTAAATCCACTTCTTTCGTTAAATCGAATGACGAAGATTATTGCTCAGCTGTTTAAAGAGCAAGAGATAGACTTTCCGATAAAAAGGTATTTAATATCAAGGAATGGTTATATTGATTATCCAATGGGCGGCTTTGATTTAGAGGTCATTGATAGACGCTATTATGGGGAGTGGTTCGATTCGATTGGTAAGCTCTCCACACCTTTGAAATATGCTCAGTTTCGAGCGGCTCAAGCCATTTTAGATGTAGGGCAAACAACTGCAATTAATCGATTATTAATCGAAGATGATGATATAGCGGAATGA
- a CDS encoding MBL fold metallo-hydrolase yields the protein MDQFTFHDMTLTWLDGGLNYLDGGTMFGPVPKILWSKKYDVNENNLIELTAHPILIQYQNKNILIDTGLGNDKLSDKMKRNLGIANESSVVKGLNELELQPADIDIILMTHMHNDHAAGLTKWEGEQLVSVFPNAEIYASQVEWDEMRAPNIRSKNTYWKENWAPIQHQVKPFQKRMTIIPGIEMIHTGGHSNGHCVVKLTQNGETILHMGDLMPTHAHSNPLWVLAYDDYPMDSIAAKEKLMEEGLEGNYWFSFYHDAIYRLVKWDVSGKNIVEKVNRSKYSHEKV from the coding sequence ATGGATCAATTTACATTTCACGATATGACATTAACTTGGTTGGATGGGGGCTTAAACTACTTAGACGGTGGGACAATGTTTGGGCCAGTCCCGAAGATTCTTTGGTCTAAAAAATATGATGTTAACGAAAATAATTTAATTGAATTAACGGCTCATCCAATCTTGATTCAATATCAAAATAAAAATATTTTAATTGATACGGGTCTTGGTAATGACAAACTTAGCGATAAAATGAAACGGAATTTAGGCATTGCGAATGAGTCAAGTGTGGTTAAAGGATTAAATGAACTCGAGTTACAACCAGCGGATATTGATATCATTTTAATGACACATATGCATAATGATCATGCAGCGGGACTCACGAAATGGGAAGGAGAGCAGCTTGTTTCTGTTTTTCCAAATGCTGAAATATATGCATCGCAAGTAGAGTGGGATGAAATGCGCGCACCTAATATCCGTTCTAAGAATACGTATTGGAAAGAGAATTGGGCGCCAATTCAACATCAAGTGAAACCTTTCCAAAAACGAATGACAATTATACCGGGTATCGAAATGATTCATACAGGTGGTCATAGTAATGGACATTGTGTTGTGAAATTAACGCAAAATGGGGAAACGATTTTACATATGGGAGATTTAATGCCGACCCATGCTCATAGTAACCCATTATGGGTGCTTGCTTATGACGATTATCCGATGGACTCAATCGCAGCGAAAGAAAAGTTAATGGAAGAAGGGTTAGAAGGTAATTATTGGTTTAGCTTTTACCATGATGCCATCTATCGCCTTGTAAAGTGGGATGTGTCAGGAAAGAATATTGTAGAGAAAGTGAACCGTTCCAAGTATTCTCATGAAAAGGTTTGA
- a CDS encoding M42 family metallopeptidase: protein MFKTLTELPGAPGNEHAVRNYMRGELEKYSDEVVQDNLGGIFGVRKGPEDGPRILVAGHMDEVGFMVTSITANGMIRFQPLGGWWSQVLLAQRVEIITDKGPVIGVIGSIPPHLLSDEVRRKPMDIKNMLIDIGADDREDAKRIGIRPGQQIVPVCPFTPMANNKKILAKAWDNRYGCGLAIELLKEVHGQTLPNTLYSGANVMEEVGLRGAQASATMIDPDLFFALDASPANDASGNKNEFGQLGKGTLLRIVDRSMVTHRGMREFILDTAETNDIPYQYFVSQGGTDAGRVHTANEGVPSAVIGICSRYIHTAASIIHTDDYAAAKELLVKLVQSCDKTTVETIKRNV from the coding sequence ATGTTTAAAACGTTAACAGAATTACCAGGAGCACCTGGCAATGAGCACGCAGTTCGTAATTATATGCGCGGAGAATTAGAAAAGTATAGTGATGAAGTGGTTCAAGATAATCTGGGTGGCATTTTTGGTGTTAGAAAAGGACCAGAGGACGGCCCACGAATTTTAGTTGCTGGTCATATGGACGAGGTAGGATTTATGGTAACTTCCATCACTGCAAATGGAATGATCCGTTTTCAACCATTAGGGGGCTGGTGGAGCCAGGTCTTATTAGCACAACGTGTAGAAATTATTACAGATAAGGGTCCAGTCATTGGTGTTATCGGTTCTATTCCACCTCATCTATTGAGTGATGAAGTGAGGAGAAAACCGATGGATATAAAAAATATGTTGATTGACATTGGTGCAGATGATAGAGAAGATGCAAAGAGAATTGGCATTCGCCCAGGACAGCAAATTGTACCGGTATGCCCATTCACGCCAATGGCAAATAATAAGAAGATTTTAGCGAAGGCTTGGGACAATCGTTATGGATGTGGATTGGCGATTGAACTATTAAAAGAAGTACATGGACAAACACTCCCGAACACTTTGTATTCAGGCGCCAACGTTATGGAAGAAGTTGGGCTTCGTGGTGCACAAGCTTCTGCAACGATGATTGATCCGGACTTGTTTTTTGCACTCGATGCAAGTCCAGCAAACGATGCTTCAGGGAATAAAAACGAATTTGGACAACTTGGGAAGGGAACGCTTCTGCGTATTGTCGACCGTTCGATGGTGACTCATCGTGGCATGCGCGAATTTATTTTAGACACAGCCGAAACAAACGATATTCCATATCAATATTTTGTGTCACAAGGTGGGACAGATGCGGGACGAGTGCATACTGCCAATGAAGGAGTGCCAAGCGCAGTCATCGGTATATGTTCACGTTATATTCACACTGCTGCATCTATCATTCATACAGATGATTATGCTGCCGCAAAAGAATTACTCGTGAAACTTGTGCAATCATGTGATAAGACAACTGTAGAAACAATCAAACGAAACGTCTAA
- a CDS encoding DUF84 family protein — MEFIIGSTNQAKVQAVKNVIRHYFPNAEVTAIEANSGVAAQPFGDEEAIMGAMNRAQQVYSKEKNVIGIGLEGGVRLLGETMYICNWGALVLPTEQVITAGGAQIPLPNEIASEIHLGKELGPVIDRYFKAKGLRQKEGAMGMFTAGTVSRVELFTHIMHLLIGQLQYKMNHDF; from the coding sequence ATGGAATTTATAATAGGTTCAACGAATCAAGCAAAAGTACAGGCGGTTAAAAATGTGATCCGGCACTACTTTCCTAATGCGGAAGTAACAGCGATAGAAGCGAATTCTGGCGTTGCTGCTCAGCCATTTGGGGATGAAGAAGCAATCATGGGAGCGATGAACCGAGCGCAACAAGTGTATTCGAAAGAGAAAAATGTCATCGGTATTGGGTTGGAGGGCGGCGTACGTTTGTTAGGGGAAACGATGTATATTTGTAATTGGGGTGCACTCGTATTACCTACTGAACAAGTAATTACAGCTGGTGGTGCACAAATTCCGCTACCTAACGAAATTGCAAGTGAAATCCATCTAGGCAAAGAATTAGGCCCTGTAATTGACAGATATTTTAAAGCAAAAGGTCTAAGACAAAAAGAGGGAGCAATGGGTATGTTCACTGCTGGTACTGTTTCCAGAGTTGAATTGTTCACGCATATTATGCACCTATTGATTGGACAACTTCAATACAAGATGAACCATGACTTTTGA
- a CDS encoding DUF1444 domain-containing protein: protein MVKSKELVEILKKRLPNEHYEWQYEQKADKLRLDHIGLNKGMEISLPEIIRKYNQKKEAAIDEVVYTINATFRAMEIEKVKGFKDQSTIYPVIRSTSFAEQTSAGHRFVMKDHTAETRIYYALDLGETYRLIDESMLEELGKSREEIIEIALFNVRSLSTKMKTDEVAGNIFYFVNNNDGYDASRILNRAFLADMAAKIEGDMTVSVPHQDVLIIGDIRNKTGYDVLAQMTLQFFTNGIVPVTSLSFVYEDEQLEPIFIMAKNRVARKKGKE, encoded by the coding sequence ATGGTGAAATCTAAAGAACTTGTGGAAATACTTAAGAAAAGATTACCAAACGAGCATTATGAATGGCAATATGAACAAAAAGCAGATAAATTAAGATTAGATCATATCGGTCTAAATAAAGGAATGGAAATATCACTTCCTGAAATCATCCGCAAATATAACCAAAAAAAAGAAGCAGCGATAGATGAAGTGGTTTATACGATTAACGCAACATTTCGAGCGATGGAAATAGAAAAAGTGAAGGGTTTTAAAGACCAGAGCACAATTTACCCAGTCATTCGTTCCACTTCATTTGCAGAACAGACTTCCGCTGGTCATCGTTTTGTTATGAAAGATCATACAGCTGAAACGCGGATATATTATGCATTAGACTTAGGTGAAACGTATCGCCTTATTGACGAAAGTATGCTTGAAGAATTAGGGAAATCGAGAGAAGAAATTATAGAAATTGCTTTGTTCAATGTACGCAGTTTGTCGACTAAAATGAAAACAGATGAAGTTGCCGGAAACATTTTCTATTTTGTAAATAATAATGATGGATACGACGCTAGCCGCATATTAAATCGGGCATTTCTAGCGGATATGGCAGCTAAAATAGAAGGGGATATGACTGTTTCGGTTCCACACCAAGATGTGTTAATCATCGGTGACATTCGTAATAAAACAGGGTATGATGTGTTAGCACAAATGACGTTGCAGTTCTTTACGAATGGAATTGTTCCAGTCACGTCATTGTCCTTCGTTTATGAAGACGAGCAATTAGAACCAATATTTATTATGGCAAAAAATCGTGTTGCACGGAAGAAAGGAAAAGAATGA
- the ytpR gene encoding YtpR family tRNA-binding protein produces MNLFYNANGVGDVLLVQLTTNNPKNVNITSHNDVVLIQNAETNEVVGFNLFKATSYVEIEGNGQIELTEEIVEKIQLALTKNGAELVLDVDLSPKFVIGQVMRKEKHPNADKLSVCTVDVGDEELQIVCGAANVAEDQKVVVAKVGAVMPSGMIIRDAELRGVPSTGMICSASELAIPNAEENVGILVLDDNAIVGEAFRA; encoded by the coding sequence ATGAATTTATTTTATAATGCGAACGGTGTAGGCGATGTACTACTTGTTCAATTAACAACAAACAATCCAAAAAACGTAAACATTACTTCTCACAATGATGTTGTCCTCATTCAAAACGCAGAAACAAATGAAGTTGTTGGTTTCAATTTATTCAAAGCAACTTCTTACGTAGAAATAGAAGGTAATGGGCAGATTGAGTTAACAGAAGAGATTGTTGAGAAAATACAACTTGCCTTAACTAAAAATGGCGCTGAATTAGTGTTAGATGTAGATCTTTCGCCTAAATTTGTGATTGGACAGGTTATGCGAAAAGAGAAGCATCCAAATGCTGATAAATTAAGTGTTTGTACAGTAGATGTAGGGGATGAGGAACTGCAAATTGTTTGCGGTGCAGCAAACGTTGCGGAAGACCAAAAAGTTGTTGTTGCAAAAGTAGGTGCGGTCATGCCATCAGGAATGATTATTCGTGATGCTGAATTACGTGGTGTTCCATCTACGGGGATGATTTGCTCAGCTTCCGAGTTAGCTATCCCGAATGCTGAGGAAAATGTAGGAATTCTCGTATTAGACGATAATGCGATTGTAGGCGAAGCGTTTCGTGCATAA